The nucleotide sequence ACATGGAGCTGTCGGTTACGTTGCCATCTGGCATTTCCCAGTTATGCCAGCCTTCGCGGGACATATCCATAGTGTTGGAGCCGGAGGTCATGTCCAGATAGTGGCGCATTTTGATCTTGCCCCACGGCGTGCCTTTCAGCTCTTTGATGTAGGTTTCAGCAATCTCGTCCGCACTCACCAGGCCAGTCGCCTCTACCGCCGCCCAGGCCATGGAGGTAAAGGATTTATTAGCGGAGTGCAGCTGGTGCTTGGTGTCTACTTTGGAGTTGTTCCAGTAGTCCTCAGCAATAATCTCGCCTTTTTTGTTCATGATCACGTAGGAGCTGATTTCAGCACGGTCACGCATCAGGTTATACATACTGATGGTGTTACCAGGTACGACATCAGGTACGGTGATTTTGCTGACATCCAACTGTTTGGCTGCCTTTTTCATGGGCATTTTTTCAGCAGGGGCAGGAATCTCAGCCCAGTAATGAATCTTGTGGCTGTCGATCATGGCGTAACGGGCAAACTTTGAATACTCCCAGTCAACGATGCCAGTTCCGTATACGTTAAGGTTCTTTTCCATCTGCTGATCGGGTTCATGGTAGGTCACATGAGCCTGAGTACCTGTGGCGAACAAAGCGGCTGCCGTAGCAATTGCCAGGATCGATTTTTTCATTTCACTCGCACCGATTGACTGAAGAGGGATTGAGCATTGACAAACTGACTGTCCCTGCTGCTTGTTGATCACTCTATCAAAAGCAGAATCAGCAAGCTTTTTGTCCCTGTTTAGTGAAGCTTTAATAATGCCTAGTAATAACATCATTAAGCATCACTACGCCTCTTCACCGTAGACTTCCAGCCACTGGGGAATCTGCCCAGGATCACCAATGGTTTTAAAAAACTTGATGCACGATTGTGGCGCCCGGCAGCCCAGATTCTCCTGGCACCAGTTATCCAGTTTGTAATGGCTGCGATAACCCTGCTCCCAGGCGATAAAGGCTTTATCCGCATTAGACCAGAACGCCGGGTCCCAGCGGCCTTTTTCTGCCAGCCAGGGGTAAGACGGACGTTCTTCGGTCTGGGAGTAAACCGCTGAACAGATCATTGTTAGATACCTGACCACCAAATCCGGCCCGAACTCCTTCAGGCTTAATGTGTGCAGCTTGCTGATATCGTCGCCTACTAAAAACGCCGCCCGCTCAACCAGAAAGTCCAGTTTTTCATCAAGCATCATCTCATAAATCATCCAGCCCAAACGCTCATCCAGAGCGTCATAAAACTCTTTCTTCTTCTCTTTGGAAAGCTTCTGGTAAGCCTGAAGGTTAGGATGCTTCTTGCTGACATGAGCCTGAAGGCTGGGATAGTCACTCAAGCTGTCAACATTATTTGCCAGAACATTCATTAGCTTTTCTTTGGAAACAATCAGCTCACCCAGCTCAGACAATGCATTTTTGTTCACGGTTCCTGTTACCCCTGTCATTCACAGCACAATATGTTTCGTTGCAACGGTTGCCGGGACAATTGTGCCAAGGTTTATTCTGATTTCAGAAGAGCAGGATAAACTGAGCTTTTACCGCTGTGAATCGACAAAAATCGCAATAGCATGCTTTTAGAGCCGTTCCCGAGCTTATTCTGTTTAATAATTAACATGTATTTATATAGTGATAAATTTTATAATGACCTGACCCTCTGTTTAACGACAAAAATTGTATATATCCAAATCTAACCGAACAGAAGGAACTAATAACGACATAGTCGTCTATAGACACACCTCAGGCAGCTGTATGACCATCGATATACACAACAAGAGTGAAAGGATGTTCTTCATTCTGACTCTTGGTGCTCTCACCATGCTTGGCCCCATGGCCATTGATCTCTATCTTCCGGCTCTGCCCGCTATTGCCGACGATATGGGAGAACCTCTCAGTAAAATCCAGTTTACCCTCAGTGCTTACACCATGGGCTTTGCTTTGGGCCAGTTAATCTACGGACCTTTATCAGACCGTTTTGGCCGTCAGAAAGTGATGCTGCCGGGACTGGTTGGCTACCTCGTTACTAACATACTGGCCGCCCTGTGTACCGATGCCAACCAGTTGATTATCGTACGGGTATTGCAAGCCATGGCAGGGGCGGCGGTCATGGTGACCATTCCGGCCATGGTTCGGGATCTGTTTCCCCGGCAGGAAAGTGCAAAAGCATTGTCGTCTATCTTGATGGTAATGACAGTTGCTCCACTTCTGGCTCCACTGCTGGGCGGACAAATTTTAAGATTTTTCGGCTGGGAAAGCCTGTTCATCTTCCTGGCTGCGCTGGCTTTTCTGGCCATGGGGCTGGCAATTTGGCGAGTGCCTGAAACATTACCAGAAGATCGTCGTTTAAATGTTCCGGCAAAAGAACTGGCTGCCACCTATATCAGTGTCCTCAAAAACCGTAATGCCATGGGCTGCATTCTGTGCCATGGCTTTTTCTTTGGAGGCATGTTTGCCTTTATTACCGGATCGCCTTTTGTCTATATCGAACTGTATGGTATTGATCCGGAAAGCTATGGGTTGCTGTTTGGCCTGAACATCTTTGCCATGGGCATTATGAATATGGTTAATATTCGCCTGATTGGCCGTATGCCGCTATTTAACATTCTCCGAACCGGCAGCATGAGTGCTGCTGTGGCTGCCTTTGCCCTGCTTCTGAATGCTAAAACAGGAAACGCCGGGCTGGCGGGAATTGTCTTACCGATTATGGTTTATGTCGCCTGCTTAGGTTTAACAGGACCAAATTCCAATGCCCTGGCACTGGCTCATTTCCCTCGTTCAGCAGGTACTGCCAATGCCATGGCAGGCGCACTGCGTTTTAGTATTGGCGCTGCAACAGCGGCTTTTGTCGGCCTGCTACATGACGGTACGACCATGCCAATGGCTATGGTTATGGCGGGCTGCGGTATTTTATCGGTGGCGAGCCTGTTGCTCATATCGAACGGTGGTATTCCCGCAACAGAACAGGGATCACGGAAAGAGTCGGCGGCCAGTGAAGAAAAAGTATCTGCCTGACCATTTCAGGTAGGTGCGCCCCGCACCCTATAACGGTTTCCGACTATATTTGACCCTCAACTACCGGCTATATAATCTTGTTTACTTTCTAACTCCACAATCAGTCTGAACATGCTGTTATATAGCCTGGATTTATTTGGTACCGCTGTTTTTGCTATCAGTGGAGCCTGGGTCGCCTGTCGCAAAGACATGGATATTTTTGGAGCCATGGTATTGGCTTTCGTGACCGCCGTGGGCGGCGGCACTATTCGTGACGTCCTGTTGGGTGCGACACCCGTCTTCTGGTTTCAGGACACTCTCTATTTAACCGTTATTTTGGCTTCTACCCTGCTCGCCATTGCACTGCGTAACTGGCATGAAAAGGCTAAGTGGCCACTTCAGGTGG is from Endozoicomonas gorgoniicola and encodes:
- a CDS encoding Bcr/CflA family multidrug efflux MFS transporter, which translates into the protein MTIDIHNKSERMFFILTLGALTMLGPMAIDLYLPALPAIADDMGEPLSKIQFTLSAYTMGFALGQLIYGPLSDRFGRQKVMLPGLVGYLVTNILAALCTDANQLIIVRVLQAMAGAAVMVTIPAMVRDLFPRQESAKALSSILMVMTVAPLLAPLLGGQILRFFGWESLFIFLAALAFLAMGLAIWRVPETLPEDRRLNVPAKELAATYISVLKNRNAMGCILCHGFFFGGMFAFITGSPFVYIELYGIDPESYGLLFGLNIFAMGIMNMVNIRLIGRMPLFNILRTGSMSAAVAAFALLLNAKTGNAGLAGIVLPIMVYVACLGLTGPNSNALALAHFPRSAGTANAMAGALRFSIGAATAAFVGLLHDGTTMPMAMVMAGCGILSVASLLLISNGGIPATEQGSRKESAASEEKVSA